The Acidobacteriota bacterium nucleotide sequence CCCATTTGTTGTGCTTCCCACCGAAGTTAGATCAGGACTCAACCCTCTCGGCTTGTCTTTCCGCCCCGACACCCTCACAGAGCCCCGAAAGAAGTCCTTCCAAACCGCCCAAGAGCTCCTCTCACTAAAATCCGAATGCACCTCTCCCAAGGCCCCCCATGAGGGAGCCTGAAGACTAGCTCCAGCAGATGAGATTCGGTGATATGTCAGCCCATCAGCCCGCCCGCGCCTCCGCCGAGAAACCGACGAAAGCCTGCGCTGGCGGAAAGGTGCCCTCGGGAAAGCGCACCAGCCGTTCTCCGGCTCGCAAGCGTGCCGAGGCGACCGCATACGCCTCCACGATCTTCCGATAGGCTTCCTGGAATTCCTCCCGGACCTTCTCGGAGGCTGCGATGATCAGTGGCGCTGGGCCTCTCTTCGATTTCTTGGGCGCGGCTCGGGGATTCTGCGCCAAGACCTTCTTCCGGCCCAGGGCTCGAGTTCCGTCTCTCAGGTGTCTCGCTCGGGTTTCCTCCTCGATCTCTTCCACCATCGCCCGAACTTGTTCCTGGTACTCCTTCCAGGTCAGATGGTTCCAACAAGGCAACGGAACCAACTCCAGGATCTCCTCCCCTTCGTAGTCCACGGGGCGAGGAGACGAGCTCGGACGGTTGTGACGCGCGCGATAGATGCTCGTGCGATCCACCCAGGTCCCCCGATGCCGCTGGCCTTTGAGGATCATGGAGGCCGGATGAAGCCCCGGCCAGTGCCGGGGGCTCGAGACCAGGCCTTCCTTGCAGCCGTGCTCCAGAAGGTAGCGAAAGATGGCTACCTGAGAGGCCTCGTCGTCGGCTACTACGGCATAGGAGTACTGGCGATGCCAGAATTTTCCGCGCCACCCGTGGAGACGGCCAGCCTCCCGCGCCAGATTTCCGGCGAAGTAGTTCATGAACTCAGCCATGGCCCGGGCATCGGGGACACGTAGAAGCAGGTGAATGTGGTTGCCGAGCACGACGACGGCGACGACCTCCACCCCCGCCCGCTGGGCAGCGCGGGCCAGAATGGCCTTGGCCAGCTGATTGAGCCGGCCTTTGGGAGTGAGCAAGAGGCGAGCCTGCTGGCACCGGTGGGTGACCAGTACCAGAGCCCCGCCGGGCGGGATGAATCGAATAGGTTTATGCATCTCACCCTCAGAAGAGGGAGGAACCCTCTGCGATCTGTCATCTTCGAGCGAGAAAGTGGATTCTGGGGGCCAAGCTCTCAAGGGGGACCCAATTGTTGATCGCACAGCTGAGTGCCGAGTCGAGGACCCCGAGCAGGGAGAGGGACCCAATTGTTGTTGCTATGATCGAGCCATGTTCCAGCGCCCCCTCCGCCCCGCCGATCCCCGCCCCCTGGACCACCGCACCGGCAAACCCATACCCATCCACGGCCCGGAGGGCTTCGCAGGAATGCGCCGTGCCGGGCGGCTGGCGGCGGCGACTCTGGACTTCATCGCCGAGCACATCCGGCCGGGGGTGAGCACCGGCGAGCTCGACCGCCGGTGCGACCACTTCATGCGCGACCACGGCGCGGTGCCCGCCACCGTCGGCTACAAGGGCTACACCCACGCCACCTGCATCTCCGTCAACCAGGTGGTCACCCACGGCGTCCCCTCCGATGCCAAGAAGCTCAAGAACGGCGACATCGTCAACGTCGATGTCACTCCCATCCTCGATGGCTGGCACGGCGACAGCAGCCGCACCTTTCTCGTCGGCAAACCCTCGAAGCGGGCGCGCAAGCTGGTGGCCACTTGCTACGAAGCCATGATGGCGGGAATTGCCGTCGTGCGCCCCGGCACCACCCTCGGCGACATCGGCGCCGCCATCGACCGGGTGGCTCGCCGCGAGGGCTACTCCAACGTCCAGGAATTCTGCGGCCATGGATTGGGCCGGGTTTTCCAAGACGCTCCCACGGTCCTGCACTACGGAGAGCCGGGGACCGGGGCACGCCTCCAGCCGGGGATGTTCTTCACCATCGAGCCCATGCTCAACGCCGGCCGGAGGCACGTCAAAGTGCTGGCCGACGGCTGGACCGCGGTCACCCGGGACCGTTCCCTCTCGGCGCAGTGGGAACATTCGGTGGGAGTCACCGAGGACGGAGTGGAGATCTTTACCCTGGGGGCTGGGGAGGCGGCACCTCCCGCTCTCGCCGCGCCTCGGCGAGGCGCCGAATCTTTCCGCTGAACAACTGAATCGGCAGGTGTACCCGGCTGCCCCAGGCGCTCTCGTTGTGGCGCCCCTGGGGGAAGGCGAGATGCATCAGGTTGCGGCCGTAATGAAACCCTCGTTCGATGAGGGCAGCGGCCATGCTCAAAGTGACCTCGTAATTGTCCCCGGGCCAGCCACTGTCCAGATAGATGCGCAGATTCTCCCGCCCCGCCAGCGGGTCCCGGTGTACCCGCTCCAGCAAGTCGTCGTTCCAGCCGAAAGCCGACGACAGGCACGCGGCGTTACCGAAGATCTGGGGGTGCTCCCAAGCCAGGTGCAAGGCCATCACCCCTCCCAAGGAAGAGCCCATCACCGCCGTGGAGGACGGATCCGGTAGCGTCCGATACCGCTCGTCCACCCACGCCTTCACCTCCTCCACCAACGCCTGGCCGTAGAGCTCATACCCAGGGTGGGTGTAGTCGCGGTTCCGATCCTCCGAATACACCCCCACTACCATGGTGCGGTCGATGAGGTTCATTGCGTCCAGCCGATCGAGGGTTTCGTCGAGCTGCCATTCCGCGCCGAGGAAGGCCTCGTAGGGGAAGAAGAGATTCTGCCCGTCGTAGACATAGACCACCGGATAACGCTTGAGGACGTTCTCCTCGTAGCCAGCGGGGATGTAGAT carries:
- a CDS encoding transposase, coding for MHKPIRFIPPGGALVLVTHRCQQARLLLTPKGRLNQLAKAILARAAQRAGVEVVAVVVLGNHIHLLLRVPDARAMAEFMNYFAGNLAREAGRLHGWRGKFWHRQYSYAVVADDEASQVAIFRYLLEHGCKEGLVSSPRHWPGLHPASMILKGQRHRGTWVDRTSIYRARHNRPSSSPRPVDYEGEEILELVPLPCWNHLTWKEYQEQVRAMVEEIEEETRARHLRDGTRALGRKKVLAQNPRAAPKKSKRGPAPLIIAASEKVREEFQEAYRKIVEAYAVASARLRAGERLVRFPEGTFPPAQAFVGFSAEARAG
- the map gene encoding type I methionyl aminopeptidase; the protein is MFQRPLRPADPRPLDHRTGKPIPIHGPEGFAGMRRAGRLAAATLDFIAEHIRPGVSTGELDRRCDHFMRDHGAVPATVGYKGYTHATCISVNQVVTHGVPSDAKKLKNGDIVNVDVTPILDGWHGDSSRTFLVGKPSKRARKLVATCYEAMMAGIAVVRPGTTLGDIGAAIDRVARREGYSNVQEFCGHGLGRVFQDAPTVLHYGEPGTGARLQPGMFFTIEPMLNAGRRHVKVLADGWTAVTRDRSLSAQWEHSVGVTEDGVEIFTLGAGEAAPPALAAPRRGAESFR
- a CDS encoding alpha/beta hydrolase-fold protein; the encoded protein is MYSGRLRVHYPANQGQGEDGERGSGQRLVLRTEQDWQRNVEAVEVSDDGTAWDFQLTHVHHHLQCKPCLVAGDQLTWSEGSNLLWIVDADPPQEVYPHFFSGSAGRLSSVQELPSARLSQGHRLRIYIPAGYEENVLKRYPVVYVYDGQNLFFPYEAFLGAEWQLDETLDRLDAMNLIDRTMVVGVYSEDRNRDYTHPGYELYGQALVEEVKAWVDERYRTLPDPSSTAVMGSSLGGVMALHLAWEHPQIFGNAACLSSAFGWNDDLLERVHRDPLAGRENLRIYLDSGWPGDNYEVTLSMAAALIERGFHYGRNLMHLAFPQGRHNESAWGSRVHLPIQLFSGKIRRLAEARREREVPPPQPPG